The nucleotide sequence CCTTATGGGGCTTGTCAGAACAGTATTGATCCAGAGTATATCTCCGGTGGTTCCAGTTCAGGATCTGTGATTAGTGTGGCTTTGGATATGGCTGTTTTTTCACTGGGAACCGATACAGCAGGTTCAGGGCGTGTACCCGCAGCATTTAACAACCTTGTCGGACTGAAACCATCGAAGGGTATCCTCAGTACTTCAGGGGTTGTCCCTGCATGCCGCAGTTTGGATTGTGTCTCTATTTTTGCTGAAACAACAGAAGATGCACAGCAGGTTTTTGATGTGGCTGCTTCTTTTGATGCAAAGGATCCTTATAGCCGACGTATGCCTGATGTGCAAAAAAGTATACCTTCCCGTTTCCATTTTGCTGTTCCCCAGGCGGACCAACTGAAGTTTTTCGGTGACACTGAAGCAGAAGCCTTGTATCACGAAGCGGTAAAAACATTTGAAGCCATGGGAGGCACTGCCGTTGAGATGGATTTTTCACCTATGCTTGAAGCGGCAAATTTACTTTACTACGGTCCATGGGTCACTGAAAGGTATGTAGCAGTAAAAGATATGATAGAAAGTAAACCCGAAAGTTTCATAGAAGTGACACGTACGATCATTGAGTCTGGACGCAGTAAAAGTGCAGAGGATTACTTTAACGCCGAGTATAAACTCAAAGCCTATAAACGACAGGCAGAGATGCTTATGGCGAATGTTGACTTTGCATTAACACCGACAACAGGCACCATCTACACGATAGAAGAGGTCAAAGCCGATCCAATTCAGCTGAATACCAATCTGGGCTACTACACGAACTTTATGAACCTGCTTGACTTTTCTGCGTACGCTGTCCCTGCAGGATTCAGAGAGAATGGCCTCCCGTTTGGTGTGACACTCTTTGCTGAAGCATTTGAAGACAGAATGCTACTACAGATCGGTGAATCTTATTTACAAAAGGCTTCCCATGAAAAATAATACTATCGAGATAGCCGTTTGCGGTGCACATATGAGAGGTTTGCCACTTAATTATCAACTCATTGAACTAGATGCAACATTTGTCAAAGCAACGCAAACAGATAAGATCTACCGTCTCTATGAAGTACCTGAGAAAGTACC is from Sulfurovum sp. TSL1 and encodes:
- the atzF gene encoding allophanate hydrolase, which translates into the protein MNILNIKKSYINNTLTPRALMSQIKERIEAHKENPIWIYTLSESELEPYLERLESCEPESLPLYGIPFAIKDNIDLKGIPTTAACPDYSYIPEESAYVVHCLIEAGAIPVGKTNLDQFATGLVGTRSPYGACQNSIDPEYISGGSSSGSVISVALDMAVFSLGTDTAGSGRVPAAFNNLVGLKPSKGILSTSGVVPACRSLDCVSIFAETTEDAQQVFDVAASFDAKDPYSRRMPDVQKSIPSRFHFAVPQADQLKFFGDTEAEALYHEAVKTFEAMGGTAVEMDFSPMLEAANLLYYGPWVTERYVAVKDMIESKPESFIEVTRTIIESGRSKSAEDYFNAEYKLKAYKRQAEMLMANVDFALTPTTGTIYTIEEVKADPIQLNTNLGYYTNFMNLLDFSAYAVPAGFRENGLPFGVTLFAEAFEDRMLLQIGESYLQKASHEK